The following proteins come from a genomic window of Coffea arabica cultivar ET-39 chromosome 11c, Coffea Arabica ET-39 HiFi, whole genome shotgun sequence:
- the LOC113717288 gene encoding small ribosomal subunit protein uS14z/uS14y/uS14x-like — MGHSNIWNSHPKNYGPGFRTCRVCGKSNGIIRKYGLMCCRQCFHSNAKEIGFIKYR; from the coding sequence ATGGGACACTCCAACATCTGGAATTCTCACCCTAAGAACTACGGCCCTGGATTTCGCACCTGTCGTGTGTGTGGAAAGTCAAATGGTATTATCAGAAAGTATGGTCTGATGTGCTGCAGACAATGCTTCCACAGCAATGCTAAGGAGATTGGATTCATTAAGTATCGTTGA
- the LOC113717089 gene encoding delta(3,5)-Delta(2,4)-dienoyl-CoA isomerase, peroxisomal-like isoform X1: MEEYKKENEKYKFLKIIPTSPHSSGVFNLCLNRPSHLNALSPHFFTEFPHALSSLDQNPDVSVIILSGAGRHFCSGIDLQALNSISSGLPSADRGRIGEKLRRDIKFMQDAITAIELCRKPVIAAVHGACVGGGIDIITACDLRFCSADAFFVVKEVDLAITADLGTLQRLPAIVGFGNAMELALTGRRFSSSEAKEMGLVSKVFASKEAMEEGVRAVAEGIAAKSPLAVTGTKAVLLRGRDLTLHQALDYVATWNSAVLLSDDLKEVISAQSQKRKPLFAKL; encoded by the exons ATGGAGGAatacaagaaagaaaatgaaaagtacAAGTTCCTCAAAATTATCCCAACATCCCCTCATTCTTCCGGAGTCTTTAATTTATGCCTCAATCGTCCCTCTCACCTTAACGCTCTCTCACCTCACTTCTTCACCGAATTCCCCCACGCCCTTTCATCCCTCGATCAGAACCCCGACGTCTCCGTCATCATCCTTTCCGGCGCTGGCCGTCACTTCTGCTCCGGAATCGACCTTCAAGCCCTCAATTCCATCTCCTCCGGCCTCCCTTCCGCCGATCGTGGCCGGATCGGCGAAAAGCTCAGGCGAGATATCAAGTTCATGCAAGACGCCATCACCGCCATCGAGCTTTGCCGGAAGCCTGTTATTGCGGCTGTTCACGGTGCCTGTGTAGGTGGGGGGATTGATATCATTACAGCCTGTGACCTAAGGTTTTGCTCGGCCGATGCTTTTTTTGTGGTGAAAGAAGTGGACTTGGCCATCACGGCGGATCTTGGGACCCTTCAGAGGCTTCCGGCTATTGTTGGATTTGGAAATGCTATGGAATTGGCGTTGACTGGTCGGCGGTTTTCAAGTTCGGAGGCCAAGGAAATGGGTTTGGTTTCCAAGGTTTTTGCATCCAAGGAAGCTATGGAGGAGGGAGTCAGAGCTGTAGCTGAGG GAATAGCTGCAAAATCTCCTCTTGCTGTGACAGGGACAAAGGCAGTGTTGCTGAGAGGTAGGGATCTTACTTTGCATCAAGCTCTGGATTACGTGGCAACCTGGAATTCTGCTGTTCTGCTATCTGATGATCTGAAAGAGGTAATTTCTGCACAAAGCCAGAAAAGGAAACCTTTATTTGCAAAGCTCTAG
- the LOC113717089 gene encoding delta(3,5)-Delta(2,4)-dienoyl-CoA isomerase, peroxisomal-like isoform X3 encodes MEEYKKENEKYKFLKIIPTSPHSSGVFNLCLNRPSHLNALSPHFFTEFPHALSSLDQNPDVSVIILSGAGRHFCSGIDLQALNSISSGLPSADRGRIGEKLRRDIKFMQDAITAIELCRKPVIAAVHGACVGGGIDIITACDLRFCSADAFFVVKEVDLAITADLGTLQRLPAIVGFGNAMELALTGRRFSSSEAKEMGLVSKVFASKEAMEEGVRAVAEGIAAKSPLAVTGTKAVLLRGRDLTLHQALDYVATWNSAVLLSDDLKE; translated from the exons ATGGAGGAatacaagaaagaaaatgaaaagtacAAGTTCCTCAAAATTATCCCAACATCCCCTCATTCTTCCGGAGTCTTTAATTTATGCCTCAATCGTCCCTCTCACCTTAACGCTCTCTCACCTCACTTCTTCACCGAATTCCCCCACGCCCTTTCATCCCTCGATCAGAACCCCGACGTCTCCGTCATCATCCTTTCCGGCGCTGGCCGTCACTTCTGCTCCGGAATCGACCTTCAAGCCCTCAATTCCATCTCCTCCGGCCTCCCTTCCGCCGATCGTGGCCGGATCGGCGAAAAGCTCAGGCGAGATATCAAGTTCATGCAAGACGCCATCACCGCCATCGAGCTTTGCCGGAAGCCTGTTATTGCGGCTGTTCACGGTGCCTGTGTAGGTGGGGGGATTGATATCATTACAGCCTGTGACCTAAGGTTTTGCTCGGCCGATGCTTTTTTTGTGGTGAAAGAAGTGGACTTGGCCATCACGGCGGATCTTGGGACCCTTCAGAGGCTTCCGGCTATTGTTGGATTTGGAAATGCTATGGAATTGGCGTTGACTGGTCGGCGGTTTTCAAGTTCGGAGGCCAAGGAAATGGGTTTGGTTTCCAAGGTTTTTGCATCCAAGGAAGCTATGGAGGAGGGAGTCAGAGCTGTAGCTGAGG GAATAGCTGCAAAATCTCCTCTTGCTGTGACAGGGACAAAGGCAGTGTTGCTGAGAGGTAGGGATCTTACTTTGCATCAAGCTCTGGATTACGTGGCAACCTGGAATTCTGCTGTTCTGCTATCTGATGATCTGAAAGAG TAA
- the LOC113717089 gene encoding delta(3,5)-Delta(2,4)-dienoyl-CoA isomerase, peroxisomal-like isoform X2 encodes MEEYKKENEKYKFLKIIPTSPHSSGVFNLCLNRPSHLNALSPHFFTEFPHALSSLDQNPDVSVIILSGAGRHFCSGIDLQALNSISSGLPSADRGRIGEKLRRDIKFMQDAITAIELCRKPVIAAVHGACVGGGIDIITACDLRFCSADAFFVVKEVDLAITADLGTLQRLPAIVGFGNAMELALTGRRFSSSEAKEMGLVSKVFASKEAMEEGVRAVAEGIAAKSPLAVTGTKAVLLRGRDLTLHQALDYVATWNSAVLLSDDLKECLHKKAL; translated from the exons ATGGAGGAatacaagaaagaaaatgaaaagtacAAGTTCCTCAAAATTATCCCAACATCCCCTCATTCTTCCGGAGTCTTTAATTTATGCCTCAATCGTCCCTCTCACCTTAACGCTCTCTCACCTCACTTCTTCACCGAATTCCCCCACGCCCTTTCATCCCTCGATCAGAACCCCGACGTCTCCGTCATCATCCTTTCCGGCGCTGGCCGTCACTTCTGCTCCGGAATCGACCTTCAAGCCCTCAATTCCATCTCCTCCGGCCTCCCTTCCGCCGATCGTGGCCGGATCGGCGAAAAGCTCAGGCGAGATATCAAGTTCATGCAAGACGCCATCACCGCCATCGAGCTTTGCCGGAAGCCTGTTATTGCGGCTGTTCACGGTGCCTGTGTAGGTGGGGGGATTGATATCATTACAGCCTGTGACCTAAGGTTTTGCTCGGCCGATGCTTTTTTTGTGGTGAAAGAAGTGGACTTGGCCATCACGGCGGATCTTGGGACCCTTCAGAGGCTTCCGGCTATTGTTGGATTTGGAAATGCTATGGAATTGGCGTTGACTGGTCGGCGGTTTTCAAGTTCGGAGGCCAAGGAAATGGGTTTGGTTTCCAAGGTTTTTGCATCCAAGGAAGCTATGGAGGAGGGAGTCAGAGCTGTAGCTGAGG GAATAGCTGCAAAATCTCCTCTTGCTGTGACAGGGACAAAGGCAGTGTTGCTGAGAGGTAGGGATCTTACTTTGCATCAAGCTCTGGATTACGTGGCAACCTGGAATTCTGCTGTTCTGCTATCTGATGATCTGAAAGAG TGTCTTCATAAGAAGGCTTTGTAA